Proteins from a genomic interval of Candidatus Binataceae bacterium:
- a CDS encoding serine hydrolase domain-containing protein codes for MNKAPTAADELFNAICQRVPDAMEKHKVPGVALGITCDGAEFMRGFGVTNAAHPLPVNERTLFQIGSITKTFTATAAMRLVEAGTARRDLSGCRLSAAGRLSDWS; via the coding sequence ATGAACAAGGCGCCAACCGCGGCTGACGAATTGTTCAACGCGATCTGCCAGCGCGTTCCCGATGCGATGGAGAAGCACAAGGTGCCCGGCGTCGCGCTCGGGATCACCTGCGACGGCGCCGAGTTCATGCGCGGCTTCGGTGTCACCAACGCTGCACATCCGCTGCCGGTCAACGAGCGCACGCTCTTTCAGATCGGATCGATCACCAAGACCTTCACCGCGACCGCCGCGATGCGCCTGGTCGAGGCCGGCACTGCGCGACGAGATCTCTCAGGATGTCGTTTATCAGCAGCTGGCCGTTTATCTGATTGGTCGTGA
- a CDS encoding phytanoyl-CoA dioxygenase family protein: MTIPHLEADTTCEDILAAIESAGAVIVDRAVAPDFMDQVAAEMRPWMDKTPLGDDSFTGRRTRRTGGLVARSPHGRELVMNPLVLGAAKKYFSHARSYQMHVSQVIAVGVGEPAQIIHRDQWAWDMFPFPKDYPISLATMWAMTDFTAENGATRIVPGSHRFDDRLQLTAADTVPAEMRKGSLLMYAGTTYHGAGANQSDATRVGITIQYNVSWLRQEENQYLSLPIEIARTLPVDLLRLIGYQLGAYSLGYVDDLRDPIEIVRPDLAKQGLGTLSQLANAK, encoded by the coding sequence ATGACTATTCCGCATCTTGAAGCTGACACGACTTGCGAAGATATATTGGCCGCCATCGAGAGCGCCGGGGCCGTCATCGTCGATCGCGCTGTCGCGCCGGATTTCATGGACCAGGTCGCTGCCGAGATGCGACCCTGGATGGATAAGACTCCCCTCGGCGACGATTCGTTCACGGGACGGCGTACGCGACGCACAGGCGGACTGGTCGCGCGTTCGCCGCACGGCCGCGAGCTGGTGATGAATCCTCTGGTGCTCGGCGCCGCCAAAAAGTATTTCAGTCACGCGCGCAGCTACCAGATGCACGTTTCGCAGGTGATCGCGGTGGGAGTTGGAGAGCCGGCGCAGATAATTCATCGCGATCAATGGGCCTGGGACATGTTTCCATTTCCGAAGGACTATCCGATCTCGCTCGCCACGATGTGGGCCATGACCGACTTCACCGCCGAAAACGGCGCGACCCGAATCGTTCCTGGAAGTCACAGGTTCGACGATCGGCTGCAGCTCACTGCGGCGGACACTGTGCCCGCGGAAATGCGCAAGGGCTCGCTGCTGATGTACGCCGGAACGACTTATCACGGCGCCGGCGCGAATCAATCGGACGCGACGCGCGTCGGTATCACGATTCAATACAACGTCTCGTGGTTGAGACAGGAAGAGAATCAGTACCTGTCGCTGCCGATCGAGATCGCGCGCACGCTGCCCGTCGATTTGCTGCGGCTTATCGGCTATCAGCTCGGGGCGTACTCACTCGGTTACGTCGATGACCTCCGCGATCCGATCGAAATCGTGCGGCCCGATCTCGCCAAGCAGGGCCTGGGGACTCTCAGCCAGTTAGCCAACGCAAAATAA
- a CDS encoding LON peptidase substrate-binding domain-containing protein: protein MSTSQVPAKVLPAHPSEEHLRKEAKRLSRDEGIQLAAAQRQLAHDYGYKNWAALIAMVQGIPASGGSNGDDDPSQPAAPPPAQDSGGNLRLPLIALRELVAFPHVSYPIFVGRSKSIAAVSSAEQRRIPLVMVTQKDGHEEDLSKAEIYELGVIGSITRLLRLPDGTIKMMVEAKRRVCVSGVTLQDGFFSAEAKEIEETVVSSERIVDLLKDVISALTDKRLKIADELNNEILPVSATTDDGAAVISDRIASELRMDLESKQELLETLDPAVRLEKLLAHLRAES from the coding sequence ATGTCTACGAGTCAAGTTCCCGCCAAAGTCCTGCCCGCGCATCCGAGCGAAGAGCATCTTCGCAAGGAAGCCAAGCGCCTCTCGCGCGACGAAGGCATCCAGCTCGCCGCCGCACAGCGCCAGCTCGCGCACGATTACGGCTATAAGAATTGGGCCGCGCTGATCGCGATGGTCCAGGGGATACCAGCCAGCGGAGGCAGCAACGGCGATGACGATCCGTCGCAGCCAGCCGCTCCGCCTCCGGCGCAGGACAGCGGTGGCAATCTTCGTCTGCCGCTGATCGCGTTGCGCGAGTTGGTCGCATTCCCTCACGTCTCCTACCCAATTTTTGTGGGACGCTCGAAATCGATTGCGGCGGTATCGTCTGCCGAGCAGCGACGGATCCCCTTGGTCATGGTGACGCAGAAGGATGGGCACGAGGAGGACCTTTCAAAAGCTGAAATCTACGAGCTTGGCGTTATCGGATCGATCACCCGACTGCTGCGTCTGCCCGATGGGACGATAAAGATGATGGTCGAAGCAAAGCGCCGCGTATGCGTCAGCGGCGTCACACTTCAGGATGGTTTCTTTTCAGCGGAGGCGAAAGAAATCGAAGAAACTGTAGTCAGTTCCGAACGGATAGTGGATCTTCTCAAAGATGTGATTTCCGCTCTTACTGACAAGCGACTCAAGATTGCCGACGAGCTTAACAACGAGATCCTGCCGGTCTCAGCAACGACAGATGACGGCGCCGCAGTGATCTCAGACCGAATCGCGAGCGAATTACGGATGGACCTGGAGTCGAAGCAGGAGCTGCTCGAAACCCTCGATCCTGCGGTGCGACTCGAGAAGCTGCTCGCACATCTGCGAGCCGAAAGCTGA
- a CDS encoding CDP-alcohol phosphatidyltransferase family protein — translation MGSGEEDSAHEARAAGLTQLPNALSASRFVLAGIWIALVARGVAPRAPYIALVLGAWATDYLDGQLARRFDVASGLGRWLDAIADVTFVLAAIVSGAALGAVPYYIPFLIAASFTQYAVDSTLIARAGSGPIRSRLGHLGGMINYAIVIVLAVMPPPALPGLILKDICPLIAILYIAAMSERAWLLYRSR, via the coding sequence ATGGGGTCTGGCGAAGAGGATTCCGCGCACGAGGCGCGCGCTGCGGGACTCACGCAGCTTCCGAATGCGCTCAGCGCGTCGCGCTTTGTGCTCGCCGGCATCTGGATCGCGCTCGTTGCGCGGGGTGTCGCGCCGCGCGCGCCCTATATCGCGCTGGTGCTCGGGGCGTGGGCTACAGACTATCTCGATGGACAACTGGCGCGCCGCTTCGATGTCGCGAGCGGCCTCGGTCGTTGGCTCGATGCGATCGCGGACGTGACCTTTGTGCTCGCCGCGATCGTCTCGGGCGCGGCGCTGGGCGCCGTTCCGTATTACATCCCGTTTCTGATTGCGGCGTCGTTCACGCAGTATGCTGTCGATTCGACATTGATCGCGCGCGCGGGAAGCGGTCCGATTCGCAGCCGCCTCGGCCATCTCGGTGGCATGATCAACTATGCGATCGTGATCGTGCTCGCGGTGATGCCGCCGCCTGCTCTGCCGGGCCTGATACTAAAAGATATTTGTCCGCTGATTGCGATCTTATATATTGCCGCGATGTCCGAACGCGCGTGGCTCTTGTATCGATCGCGATGA